From one Sardina pilchardus chromosome 6, fSarPil1.1, whole genome shotgun sequence genomic stretch:
- the LOC134082280 gene encoding glial fibrillary acidic protein-like, with protein sequence MSHSPERISSYRRHFEECTTSSSSTALQVRVSSASPARQQRSASYSRSAAASAANGMAMGRRAVSSSRRSLMASGASMGSVCVGANGEEIDLDAAAAENQEFLNTRTGERKEMVVLNDRLAAYIEKVRSLEQQNKLLETEIEALQNRFLKPTGLRMLYEEQLKELRKLAEQMRRERDLAVAAKDAMAGHLEMMKAKYEEAVELRKKAEMDLENFRPDVDAATSARIALEKQLENLEAEMEFLKRIQRQEIEDLMKQIYAAHASAQGAFGLPDLSDALKQIQNEYDTIAANNLQKMDSWYNSKFDDLNNKSTKHVDRIRGARGELSTAKKDIQDRERDLDGLKAKNDALEAQILEAQERHKRELKALQARIEALQLELKSTKGKIAQLLMEYQDLLNVKMSLEIEITTYRKLIEGEDVRITSIVQGLMSMKAISAGLTAGMAAHLGMASSGLAVGSDEAANGNGSLGAALGNGVHGETIATYSEEQAVEVTERKTVLIRTVINDDDDTVESDTQECNYIIEGAADEEEE encoded by the exons ATGAGTCACAGCCCAGAAAGGATCTCGTCATACCGCAGACATTTCGAGGAATGCaccacctcctcgtcctccaccgCGCTCCAGGTGAGGGTGTCCAGCGCCTCTCCTGCCCGCCAGCAGCGCTCCGCTAGCTACTCCCGCTCGGCCGCAGCCTCAGCTGCCAACGGCATGGCGATGGGACGCAGGGCTGTCTCCTCCTCCCGGAGGTCCCTGATGGCGAG CGGCGCAAGCATGGGCTCCGTCTGTGTGGGCGCCAATGGAGAAGAGATAGATCTGGACGCAGCTGCCGCCGAGAATCAGGAATTCCTCAACACTCGCACCGGCGAGCGCAAGGAGATGGTCGTGCTGAACGACAGGCTGGCTGCATACATCGAGAAG GTCCGGTCACTGGAGCAGCAGAATAAGCTGCTGGAGACAGAAATCGAGGCCCTCCAGAACCGGTTCCTGAAACCCACGGGCCTGCGCATGCTGTATGAAGAGCAGCTGAAAGAGCTGAGGAAACTTGCAGAACAAATGAGAAGGGAGCGG GACCTGGCTGTTGCTGCTAAAGATGCCATGGCTGGACATCTGGAGATGATGAAGGCCAAATATGAGGAGGCTGTGGAGCTGAGGAAGAAGGCCGAGATGGACCTGGAGAACTTCCGCCCT GATGTTGACGCAGCCACCTCCGCCCGCATTGCTTTGGAGAAACAACTTGAAAACCTGGAGGCCGAGATGGAGTTCCTGAAGAGAATTCAAAGACAG GAAATCGAGGACCTCATGAAACAGATCTATGCTGCCCATGCCTCCGCCCAAGGCGCCTTCGGCCTTCCTGATCTCTCGGATGCTCTGAAGCAGATTCAGAACGAGTACGACACCATCGCAGCAAATAATCTTCAG AAAATGGACTCGTGGTACAATTCAAAATTCGACGATTTAAACAACAAATCCACCAAACATGTGGACAGGATTCGTGGTGCAAGAGGGGAGCTATCAACGGCCAAAAAAGAT ATTCAAGACAGGGAGCGAGACCTGGATGGTCTGAAGGCTAAAAATGATGCTCTTGAAGCACAGATTCTTGAAGCTCAAGAGAGACACAAGAGAGAGCTGAAGGCTCTCCAG GCCAGGATCGAGGCTCTTCAGTTGGAGCTGAAATCCACAAAGGGGAAAATCGCTCAGCTGCTGATGGAGTACCAGGACTTGCTCAATGTGAAGATGAGCCTGGAGATTGAGATCACAACATACAG GAAACTTATTGAGGGTGAGGACGTGCGCATCACCAGCATAGTGCAGGGACTGATGAGCATGAAAGCCATTAGTGCTGGGTTGA CAGCTGGAATGGCTGCCCACCTGGGAATGGCGTCCAGTGGTCTTGCTGTCGGAAGTGATGAAGCAGCCAATGGAAATGGAAGCCTTGGAGCGGCCCTGGGAAATGGCGTCCACGGCGAGACCATCGCCACCTACTCTGAGGAGCAGGCAGTGGAGGTGACCGAGAGGAAGACCGTCCTCATCAG AACGGTTATAAACGATGACGACGACACAGTTGAGAGTGACACACAGGAGTGTAACTACATCATTGAAGGCGCCGCTGACGAAGAAGAGGAATAG